From Mauremys mutica isolate MM-2020 ecotype Southern chromosome 15, ASM2049712v1, whole genome shotgun sequence, one genomic window encodes:
- the LOC123350573 gene encoding uncharacterized protein LOC123350573 has product MSSAYVDDTVLYRCLTPSDAPVSFAFLCKDGKEMTRKPAVPGKLSFDFPHHVSGQSSGNYSCGYQHKGLHNQVRSSHLSITRYLSVTDKTTNSSSRDPEMTSPHGLQMILGITIPTTLGLCLVLYLVITKAACHRKNQREQNAKESTDETAAGKLIDASSAGCSNYTGPRGQDMDTKTYESLNSRALEISTYSTLHLQQKSEPAVSASQLSK; this is encoded by the exons ATGTCATCGGCTTATGTGGATGACACTGTTCTCTATCGATGTCTCACCCCCTCGGATGCCCCCGTGAGCTTCGCTTTCCTTTGCAAGGATGGCAAGGAAATGACCCGGAAACCAGCTGTGCCAGGGAAATTGTCCTTTGACTTTCCTCATCATGTGTCTGGGCAGAGTTCGGGCAACTATTCCTGTGGGTATCAGCACAAAGGCCTCCATAACCAAGTGCGGAGTTCTCACCTCAGCATCACCCGCTACTTGAGCGTCACAG ATAAAACCACCAATTCCAGCAGTCGTGATCCAGAGATGACCTCTCCCCATG GACTGCAAATGATACTTGGAATTACAATTCCTACCACTTTGGGTCTGTGCTTGGTTCTGTATCTAGTAATAACGAAAG CTGCATGTCACCGTAAAAACCAAAG GGAACAAAATGCAAAGGAGAGCACAGACGAAACTGCAGCAGGGAAACTTATTG ATGCGTCATCTGCTGGATGTTCCAATTACACA GGACCCCGGGGGCAAGACATGGATACAAAGACCTATGAATCTCTAAACAGCAGAGCACTGGAGATCTCTACTTATTCTACACTTCATCTGCAACAGAAGAGCGAACCTGCTGTCTCTgcatctcagctcagtaagtga